Proteins encoded by one window of Chondromyces crocatus:
- a CDS encoding 2'-5' RNA ligase family protein, translating to MSAIVWFSGSSSSDATALARRARERLLSRGRVPVVLDGEGLRPLLVLGDGESDGEGRGVAASSALAGMLARQGHVVLVAAGPPPPAHPGRLRAEGVAFIEVRIGAGVEARDGQPSGEERAGESLPGETTAGPGVGAQGDALEHAMVSARGADDDGALDAVFARLATPERRPMETVYVALRVAPTPEVLRAQQAFCERFGLVPREELHLTLAYLGEVEPESLGALTTALLRVARERPLLTALSLEGGGAAVRSAMDGAPLELTVEALRRTDVRKVAWWAVRSSEALDALHREVSRAVRACGHAVESGFWPHVTLGSNAPTWAEARFDVHGVPKRGAFGDCPAVVTVDRLHITDTVTHPESLVLLARPSMP from the coding sequence ATGTCGGCCATCGTCTGGTTCTCGGGCTCGTCTTCCTCGGATGCGACGGCGCTCGCGCGGCGGGCTCGGGAGCGCTTGCTCTCGCGGGGTCGTGTCCCCGTCGTCCTCGATGGGGAGGGGCTGCGGCCTCTCCTGGTGCTCGGGGACGGAGAGAGCGATGGAGAGGGCCGAGGCGTCGCTGCTTCGAGCGCGCTCGCGGGGATGCTGGCACGGCAAGGGCATGTCGTGCTCGTCGCGGCGGGGCCTCCGCCTCCAGCGCACCCCGGGAGGCTGCGGGCTGAAGGGGTGGCGTTCATCGAGGTGAGGATCGGCGCTGGTGTCGAGGCCCGAGACGGGCAACCCAGCGGCGAGGAGCGCGCAGGCGAATCCCTCCCGGGCGAGACGACGGCCGGACCGGGGGTCGGAGCGCAGGGGGACGCCCTGGAGCACGCAATGGTGAGCGCGCGCGGCGCCGACGACGACGGGGCGCTCGATGCGGTCTTCGCGCGGCTGGCCACGCCGGAGCGGCGGCCGATGGAGACGGTCTACGTCGCGCTCCGCGTGGCGCCGACGCCCGAGGTGCTGCGGGCGCAGCAGGCTTTCTGCGAGCGCTTCGGCCTCGTGCCGCGCGAGGAGCTGCACCTGACGCTGGCGTACCTCGGAGAGGTCGAGCCGGAGTCGCTGGGCGCCCTCACGACGGCGCTTCTTCGCGTCGCGCGGGAGCGGCCGCTGCTCACGGCGCTCTCCCTGGAGGGAGGCGGGGCCGCGGTGCGCTCCGCGATGGACGGCGCGCCCCTCGAGCTCACCGTGGAGGCGTTGCGGCGGACCGACGTGCGCAAGGTGGCGTGGTGGGCGGTGCGATCGAGCGAGGCGCTCGACGCGCTCCACCGCGAGGTTTCCAGGGCAGTGCGCGCGTGCGGGCACGCGGTGGAGAGCGGTTTCTGGCCTCACGTGACGCTGGGCTCGAACGCGCCCACCTGGGCCGAAGCGCGCTTCGATGTGCACGGGGTGCCGAAGCGCGGGGCGTTCGGGGATTGCCCTGCCGTCGTCACCGTCGATCGGCTCCACATCACCGACACGGTGACTCACCCCGAGAGCCTGGTGCTGCTCGCGAGGCCAAGCATGCCGTAG
- a CDS encoding ankyrin repeat domain-containing protein, with amino-acid sequence MDAHQELLEAAARGDQATVTRLLEADTRLERADEQGATALHHAAGGGHQALALHLLSLGADLDAEDRDGCTPAASAAKEGHLGVLQALADRGASLDRALVEAASHGHAAGVDLCLARGASLEAHDEYGETALHKAAERGDVEVLRALLAHQPDLDRANINGWTALMRAAGEGHLSAVQRLLDRGATVNHTSMFGEETALSWASSRGHLDVVNALLGAGALLLGTGSVHPLQAAASEGHTAVVARLCDAGADVNDTRDALDDDTALSRAARGGHLETVDLLLARGAALSERAILNAAERGNEAVVERLLSAGAPLPDDFLMKAAEGGQATLVKLALDRGQPADSPGGYWKRTPLAAAAAAGALDAVKLLLDAGADPNAKDGDGKSPVRLAVDRSAHDVAQLLVSRGGRAERKELFEHAACGELARVQALLDERVNPDVRAQLGRTSLHEAAALGHAAVVDALLQAGADPNLTDDDGFTPLMDASDFGHAPIAAALLDAGADPFVKDAQQFTAFALAERGGHRAVITLFREREVDRDWRPDLFEAARTGDRAALVRLHEKGRPLHLTEYGASILHLSAEAGHLDVVRFALDRGLSAHDRNGSGRTPLFAAATAGHVDIVRELLARGADPSTTDTYEEPALVSAAARGHTEIVRTLAAAGADVDAADGEGKRALDRALDYGNDETALALLALGASADATTLALTLDDKPDIARVLIQRGLPLPGHASAARRLAVALWAEGVDATFDDPGAAVLESATSDDLDVLRALLEHGLDPNAKDEHGDTPLLRARARAEAPIEALLEAHGAKAVGGLLQRANAGDPITAEAIEAALAGGDRLDTADDEGLTALHHVAKAGDEASVEALIAANAPLDGLTTDGLTPLLLALAEKHPPVVDLLTKAGASLTAGSDEHWSTAAHHLAMKQLDRARELVALGASTTWLLHAAAGTGDLAAVALASELGASAAFVRQQGFTAARAAAESGVRAVLDEVLRLGSSREGVLHGAVDSGNPAMIRYVLDTLGVDLDAKDAWARTPLHQTAFADAALAALLLDAGADPNIPDERGETPLFYAVEQENIALIKLLLARGARAGHANENGETVAHRARWSDAEVKRALGLPTRSSSHGGYGGDGSDDDESSDDESSDDSEEAGDD; translated from the coding sequence ATGGATGCACACCAGGAGCTGCTGGAGGCAGCCGCGCGAGGGGATCAGGCCACGGTCACACGCCTCCTCGAAGCCGACACGCGCCTGGAGAGGGCGGACGAGCAAGGAGCCACGGCGCTCCACCACGCAGCCGGCGGCGGCCACCAGGCGCTCGCCCTTCACTTGCTGTCGCTCGGCGCCGACCTCGACGCCGAAGACCGGGACGGCTGCACGCCGGCCGCCAGCGCCGCGAAAGAGGGGCACCTCGGTGTCCTCCAGGCGCTCGCCGACCGTGGCGCGTCCCTCGACAGGGCCCTCGTCGAGGCGGCGAGCCATGGGCATGCGGCCGGCGTGGACCTCTGCCTCGCGCGCGGTGCGTCGCTCGAAGCCCACGACGAGTACGGCGAGACCGCCCTCCACAAGGCCGCCGAGCGGGGCGACGTCGAGGTGCTCCGCGCCCTCCTCGCCCATCAGCCCGACCTCGATCGCGCCAACATCAACGGCTGGACTGCCCTGATGCGCGCGGCCGGTGAGGGCCACCTGAGCGCCGTCCAGCGCCTGCTCGACCGTGGCGCCACCGTGAACCACACCTCGATGTTCGGGGAGGAGACGGCGCTCTCGTGGGCCTCGTCCCGCGGCCACCTCGACGTGGTGAACGCCCTCCTCGGGGCGGGCGCGCTCCTCCTCGGGACGGGATCGGTCCACCCCCTCCAGGCCGCCGCGTCCGAGGGCCACACCGCCGTCGTCGCCCGTCTTTGCGACGCTGGTGCCGACGTGAACGACACGCGCGACGCCCTCGACGACGACACCGCCCTCTCTCGCGCGGCCCGCGGCGGCCACCTGGAGACCGTGGACCTCCTCCTCGCCCGAGGCGCCGCCCTCTCGGAGCGCGCGATCCTGAACGCGGCGGAGCGCGGAAACGAGGCCGTGGTCGAGCGACTCCTCTCCGCCGGCGCACCCTTGCCCGACGACTTCCTGATGAAGGCTGCCGAGGGCGGCCAGGCCACGCTCGTGAAGCTCGCCCTCGACCGCGGCCAGCCGGCCGACTCCCCGGGCGGATATTGGAAGCGCACCCCCCTCGCCGCGGCCGCCGCAGCCGGCGCGCTCGACGCGGTGAAGCTCCTGCTCGACGCGGGCGCCGACCCGAACGCGAAGGACGGCGACGGCAAGAGCCCGGTCCGCCTCGCCGTGGATCGGAGCGCGCACGACGTCGCGCAGCTCCTCGTCTCCCGTGGCGGCCGCGCCGAACGCAAAGAGCTCTTCGAGCACGCCGCGTGTGGCGAACTCGCCCGGGTCCAGGCGCTTCTCGACGAGCGCGTGAACCCCGACGTGCGGGCGCAGCTCGGGCGCACCTCGCTCCACGAAGCCGCGGCCCTCGGGCACGCCGCCGTGGTCGACGCGCTCCTCCAGGCCGGCGCCGACCCGAACCTCACCGACGACGACGGCTTCACGCCGCTCATGGACGCCTCCGACTTCGGCCACGCCCCGATCGCCGCAGCCCTGCTCGATGCCGGAGCCGACCCCTTCGTGAAGGACGCCCAGCAGTTCACTGCCTTCGCCCTCGCCGAGCGTGGCGGCCACCGCGCCGTCATCACCCTCTTCCGCGAGCGCGAGGTGGATCGCGACTGGCGCCCCGACCTCTTCGAGGCCGCCCGAACAGGCGATCGCGCCGCGCTGGTGCGGCTCCACGAGAAGGGGCGCCCACTGCACCTCACCGAGTACGGCGCCTCGATCCTGCACCTCAGCGCCGAGGCAGGGCACCTCGACGTCGTGCGCTTCGCGCTGGACCGCGGCCTGTCCGCACACGACCGGAATGGCTCCGGGCGCACGCCCCTCTTCGCCGCCGCGACCGCAGGCCACGTCGACATCGTGCGCGAGCTGCTCGCCCGTGGCGCCGACCCGAGCACGACCGACACCTACGAAGAACCTGCGCTCGTGAGCGCGGCCGCCCGTGGCCACACCGAGATCGTGCGCACTCTCGCCGCCGCAGGCGCCGACGTCGACGCGGCCGACGGCGAAGGCAAGCGCGCGCTCGACAGGGCGCTCGACTACGGCAACGACGAGACGGCCCTCGCCCTCCTCGCCCTCGGCGCCAGCGCGGACGCCACCACCCTGGCGCTGACCCTCGACGACAAGCCCGACATCGCCCGCGTCCTCATCCAGCGGGGCCTCCCGCTCCCTGGCCACGCCAGCGCCGCGCGCCGCCTCGCCGTCGCCCTCTGGGCCGAAGGCGTCGACGCCACCTTCGACGACCCCGGCGCGGCCGTGCTGGAGAGCGCCACCTCGGACGACCTCGACGTGCTCCGCGCCTTGCTCGAACACGGCCTCGACCCGAACGCGAAGGACGAGCACGGCGACACCCCCCTCCTCCGGGCGAGAGCCCGCGCCGAAGCGCCCATCGAGGCGCTGCTCGAGGCGCATGGCGCGAAGGCCGTCGGCGGCCTCCTCCAGCGCGCGAACGCTGGCGACCCGATCACCGCGGAAGCCATCGAGGCGGCGCTCGCCGGAGGCGACCGGCTCGACACCGCCGACGACGAAGGCCTCACCGCACTCCACCACGTCGCCAAGGCGGGCGACGAGGCCTCGGTCGAGGCCCTCATCGCCGCGAACGCCCCCCTCGACGGCCTCACGACCGACGGCCTCACCCCCCTCCTCCTCGCCCTCGCCGAGAAGCACCCCCCCGTCGTCGACCTGCTCACGAAGGCGGGGGCCAGCCTCACCGCGGGCTCTGACGAGCACTGGAGCACCGCCGCCCACCACCTCGCCATGAAGCAGCTCGACAGGGCGCGCGAGCTCGTGGCGCTCGGCGCTTCCACCACCTGGCTTCTGCACGCGGCTGCCGGGACCGGCGACCTCGCCGCCGTCGCCCTCGCCAGCGAACTCGGCGCCTCCGCCGCCTTCGTCCGACAGCAAGGCTTCACCGCCGCGCGTGCTGCCGCAGAGAGCGGCGTCCGCGCCGTGCTGGACGAGGTCCTCCGCCTCGGCTCGTCCCGGGAAGGCGTGCTGCATGGCGCCGTCGACTCCGGGAACCCCGCCATGATCCGGTACGTGCTCGACACCCTCGGCGTCGACCTCGACGCGAAGGACGCCTGGGCCCGCACCCCACTCCACCAGACAGCCTTCGCCGACGCGGCGCTCGCCGCCTTGCTCCTCGACGCTGGAGCAGATCCGAACATCCCTGACGAACGCGGCGAGACCCCCCTCTTTTACGCCGTCGAACAGGAGAACATCGCCTTGATCAAGCTCCTCCTCGCCCGGGGCGCGCGCGCAGGCCACGCCAACGAGAACGGCGAGACCGTGGCCCACCGGGCCCGCTGGAGCGACGCCGAGGTGAAGCGCGCGCTCGGCCTCCCGACCCGCAGCAGCTCCCACGGCGGCTACGGAGGCGATGGCAGCGACGACGACGAAAGCAGCGACGACGAAAGCAGCGACGACAGCGAGGAGGCCGGTGATGACTGA
- a CDS encoding DUF1254 domain-containing protein codes for MKHRAILTLVTLGALSAAPSHAAPAAKVGEKEALAIGTEAYVYGYPLVSMEMTKRKLTRVAKPAGLKGAPINQFAHAREFVSAGFTDVVAPNNDTLYSQAWLDLSREPIVLHIPESQGRYFLMPMLSGWTEVFASPGTRTTGAQQKEFAIVGPSFHGKLPAGLTAIRAPTNMVWILGRTYSSGTPADLARVHAFQDALSLTPLSAYGTRYTPPEGAVEQEVDRKKPVVDQVNGMDAQAFFSMLAAQMKDDPPARADAPLVAKLARIGIVPGQPFDMKKLDPAVARGLKGAPKAGLQAIKAHEQKAGDMENGWLVSRKTGRYGTDYLQRAYVALIGLGANRHEDAMYPVTRVDERGHRLNGTQRYVLHFNAGAMPPVQGFWSVTMYDEKMFFVDNALDRYAIHSVDQLQHNADGSVDLYIQSTSPADEKVSNWLPAPKGEFALMLRMYWPKESAVKGTWEPPGVRRMP; via the coding sequence ATGAAACATCGAGCGATTCTCACGCTGGTCACCCTGGGCGCGCTGAGCGCTGCCCCCAGCCACGCGGCGCCAGCAGCCAAGGTGGGCGAGAAGGAGGCGCTGGCCATTGGCACGGAGGCCTATGTGTATGGCTATCCGCTGGTATCGATGGAGATGACGAAGCGCAAGTTGACCCGTGTGGCAAAGCCCGCAGGTCTCAAGGGCGCTCCCATCAATCAGTTCGCACATGCCAGGGAGTTCGTCTCCGCCGGGTTCACCGACGTCGTCGCGCCGAACAACGACACGCTCTACTCGCAGGCCTGGCTCGATCTCTCCCGCGAGCCCATCGTGCTGCACATCCCGGAGTCGCAGGGCCGCTACTTCCTGATGCCGATGCTGTCCGGCTGGACCGAGGTCTTCGCCTCGCCAGGGACGCGGACCACGGGCGCGCAACAGAAGGAGTTCGCGATCGTCGGGCCCTCGTTCCACGGGAAGCTGCCAGCGGGCCTCACGGCAATTCGCGCTCCCACGAACATGGTGTGGATCCTGGGGCGGACCTACAGCAGCGGCACGCCCGCCGACCTGGCGAGGGTGCACGCCTTCCAGGACGCGCTGTCGCTCACGCCGCTCAGCGCGTACGGGACGCGGTACACGCCGCCCGAAGGTGCGGTCGAGCAGGAGGTCGACCGGAAGAAGCCGGTCGTGGATCAGGTGAACGGCATGGATGCACAGGCGTTCTTCTCGATGCTGGCAGCGCAGATGAAGGACGACCCGCCAGCCAGAGCCGACGCGCCCCTGGTCGCGAAGCTCGCCCGCATCGGCATCGTCCCTGGGCAGCCGTTCGACATGAAGAAGCTCGACCCCGCCGTGGCGCGCGGGCTGAAGGGCGCGCCGAAGGCAGGGCTCCAGGCCATCAAGGCGCACGAGCAGAAGGCCGGCGACATGGAGAACGGCTGGCTCGTCAGCCGGAAGACCGGGAGGTACGGGACGGATTACTTGCAACGGGCATACGTCGCGCTGATCGGGCTCGGCGCGAACCGCCACGAGGATGCGATGTACCCTGTCACCCGGGTGGACGAGCGCGGTCATCGGCTGAATGGGACCCAGCGCTATGTGCTGCACTTCAATGCAGGCGCGATGCCGCCCGTCCAGGGCTTCTGGTCGGTGACGATGTACGACGAGAAGATGTTCTTCGTCGACAATGCGCTCGATCGGTACGCGATCCACTCCGTCGACCAGCTCCAGCACAACGCGGACGGGTCGGTGGACCTCTACATCCAGTCGACGTCGCCTGCCGACGAGAAGGTGTCGAACTGGCTCCCTGCACCGAAGGGCGAGTTCGCGCTGATGCTGCGGATGTACTGGCCGAAGGAGTCGGCGGTGAAGGGCACGTGGGAGCCGCCGGGCGTGAGGCGGATGCCGTGA